Proteins encoded in a region of the Magallana gigas chromosome 8, xbMagGiga1.1, whole genome shotgun sequence genome:
- the LOC105343659 gene encoding uncharacterized protein isoform X1, producing MMTGFVFLLALFVVAQDHQIHVNGSGQSGQSSVVYTRWGSKSCSGDAELVHSGYVGGSYFNNRGAAVEPLCLPRNPQWLWYRDGMENERAYVHGAEYKTHTSPGGLRGVHDQDVPCAVCLKRKRFVVNMFPARKNCYRGWTLEYRGYLMAGRWNHQAATSYTCVDAHPEAVHGGYENRNGYLFYHVEGLCGSLKCPPYVNGRELACVVCSK from the exons ATG aTGACaggttttgttttcttattgGCGTTGTTTGTCGTAGCACAGGATCATCAAATACATG TCAATGGAAGCGGACAAAGCGGACAAAGCAGTGTAGTATACACACGATGGGGAAGTAAATCATGCAGTGGTGACGCCGAACTAGTTCATTCAG GTTATGTTGGAGGATCTTACTTCAACAACAGAGGAGCAGCAGTAGAACCTCTTTGTTTGCCTCGAAATCCGCAATGGTTATGGTACAGGGATGGGATGGAAAATGAGAGAGCTTACGTACATGGTGCTGAGTACAAAACTCACACTTCTCCTGGTGGCCTGAGGGGTGTTCATGATCAAGATGTCCCATGTGCTGTGTGTTTAAAACGAAAGAGATTTGTGGTCAACATGTTTCCAG CACGAAAAAACTGCTACAGGGGATGGACCTTAGAGTATCGTGGCTACCTAATGGCGGGTAGATGGAATCATCAAGCTGCTACTTCATACACCTGTGTTGATGCACATCCGGAAGCTGTACATGGAGGTTATGAAAATAGAAATGGCTACCTGTTCTACCACGTAGAGGGTCTCTGTGGTTCCCTTAAGTGCCCACCATATGTTAATGGGAGAGAACTTGCTTGTGTCGTTTGTTCTAAGTAA
- the LOC136271022 gene encoding uncharacterized protein → MEPWDVIPSVDNGPFAVKTLLGWVINGPLEIHATSNDTYVSVNRVDAKLMNNLEEQIRNQFNHDFNERTIDDKCEPSKEDRRFIECVSNSIHFEDGHYVISLPFKSENVCLPNNRKQVEQRLSSLQKRFSRDENFHKEYCVFMNKILEEGYAVKVPDEKVIQDDGQVWYLHHHGVYHPKKRKLRVVFDCAARYQGTSLNEQLLHGPNLTNTLIGTLLRFRQDEIVIMGDIDSMFYQVKVPQEDASFLRFLWWEDGNPRKRIIEYQMVVHLFGATSSPSCANYALRKTAQDYKGLYNTEVINTVLKNFYVDDCLKSVKTVTEASSLLCDLQDLLMRGGFHITKWISNSREVMTNIPVSRRAKEVKDLDLENDTLPIDRALGVQWCVENDVFCFKMDIKDQPLTRRGRSRVAPLKQTTIPRLELTAATVAVRTDKMLKSELDVPIDETVFWTDSMAVIRYIRNTSSRFHTFVANRLAVIHEGSLPDEWRYINTKQNPADLASRGMSANDILQGKHWITAPEVLLAKNDSWAEKPMELSDEIPVDDPEVKKITVRAVIHTRESSDNHVDSVERLLNYHSSWYKLKKGVAWILKIKKKLFLRTQRKTQLENQAAETCLSAEDLQEAEVAILKFIQIKSFASEIEELKKGHPVKLSSNVRKLDPILDDGLIRVGGRLHRARS, encoded by the exons ATGGAGCCTTGGGATGTTATACCCAGTGTTGATAATGGACCGTTCGCTGTAAAAACTCTGCTAGGCTGGGTGATAAATGGCCCACTCGAAATTCATGCGACTTCGAATGATACATATGTGTCCGTTAATCGTGTAGATGCAAAACTAATGAACAACTTGGAGGAACAGATTCGCAATCAGTTTAATCATGACTTTAATGAAAGAACTATTGATGACAAGTGTGAACCCTCAAAGGAAGACAGAAGATTCATAGAATGTGTGTCAAATTCTATTCATTTTGAAGACGGACATTACGTTATAAGTCTTCCGTTTAAGTCAGAAAACGTGTGTTTACCTAACAACAGGAAACAAGTTGAACAAAGACTGTCTTCACTTCAGAAACGATTCAGTCGTGATGAAAACTTCCACAAAGAATACTGTGTATTCATGAACAAGATTCTTGAAGAAGGATATGCTGTCAAAGTTCCAGATGAGAAAGTTATTCAAGATGACGGACAAGTGTGGTACCTACATCATCATGGAGTATACCATCCTAAGAAAAGGAAGTTGAGAGTTGTGTTCGATTGTGCAGCTCGATATCAGGGAACTTCATTGAACGAACAACTGTTACATGGACCGAATCTCACAAATACTCTGATTGGTACACTCTTAAGATTCAGACAAGATGAGATAGTGATCATGGGAGACATCGATAGCATGTTTTATCAAGTGAAAGTACCACAGGAGGATGCAAGTTTCCTTAGATTCCTATGGTGGGAGGATGGAAATCCTAGAAAACGCATAATTGAGTACCAAATGGTAGTACATTTATTTGGTGCGACATCATCGCCAAGTTGTGCAAATTATGCTTTGAGGAAAACAGCGCAAGATTACAAAGGACTTTACAACACTGAAGTCATCAACACTGTCCTTAAAAACTTTTATGTGGATGACTGTTTGAAATCAGTGAAAACCGTAACTGAAGCATCTTCTCTGTTGTGTGATTTGCAAGATCTTCTTATGAGAGGAGGATTTCATATTACTAAATGGATTAGTAATAGCCGAGAAGTTATGACCAATATTCCAGTCTCAAGGAGAGCAAAGGAAGTCAAAGACTTGGATTTGGAAAATGATACCCTTCCCATCGACAGAGCCCTGGGAGTTCAGTGGTGTGttgaaaatgatgttttttgtttcaagatggacattaaagatCAACCCTTAACGAGAAGAG GCAGGTCACGAGTCGCTCCATTAAAACAGACGACAATTCCTCGACTAGAATTGACAGCGGCTACAGTAGCAGTTCGTACAGATAAGATGTTGAAGTCCGAGTTAGATGTACCTATAGATGAAACTGTGTTTTGGACAGACAGCATGGCAGTTATTCGGTATATAAGAAATACTTCATCTAGATTTCACACCTTCGTCGCAAATAGACTTGCAGTGATTCACGAAGGCTCCTTACCTGATGAATGGCGATACATCAATACCAAACAAAACCCTGCTGATCTTGCATCAAGAGGCATGTCCGCTAATGACATTCTTCAAGGAAAACATTGGATAACAGCACCTGAAGTCTTGTTAGCAAAAAATGATAGTTGGGCTGAAAAACCAATGGAACTTTCTGATGAGATACCTGTTGACGATCCAGAGGTAAAAAAGATCACAGTGAGGGCAGTTATTCATACACGTGAATCCAGTGATAATCATGTTGATAGTGTTGAAAGACTCTTGAACTATCATTCCTCATGGTACAAGTTAAAGAAAGGTGTGGCATGGAttctcaaaataaagaaaaaactgtTTCTCAGAACTCAACGCAAAACACAACTAGAAAATCAAGCAGCTGAGACATGTTTATCAGCAGAGGACTTGCAGGAAGCTGAAGTTgctattttgaaattcattcaaataaaatcatttgcaTCAGAAATCGAAGAGCTGAAGAAAGGACATCCTGTGAAACTTAGTAGTAATGTCAGAAAATTAGACCCTATTCTTGATGATGGACTCATTCGTGTTGGTGGTCGATTGCACAGAGCAA GAAGTTGA
- the LOC105343659 gene encoding uncharacterized protein isoform X2 yields the protein MTGFVFLLALFVVAQDHQIHVNGSGQSGQSSVVYTRWGSKSCSGDAELVHSGYVGGSYFNNRGAAVEPLCLPRNPQWLWYRDGMENERAYVHGAEYKTHTSPGGLRGVHDQDVPCAVCLKRKRFVVNMFPARKNCYRGWTLEYRGYLMAGRWNHQAATSYTCVDAHPEAVHGGYENRNGYLFYHVEGLCGSLKCPPYVNGRELACVVCSK from the exons aTGACaggttttgttttcttattgGCGTTGTTTGTCGTAGCACAGGATCATCAAATACATG TCAATGGAAGCGGACAAAGCGGACAAAGCAGTGTAGTATACACACGATGGGGAAGTAAATCATGCAGTGGTGACGCCGAACTAGTTCATTCAG GTTATGTTGGAGGATCTTACTTCAACAACAGAGGAGCAGCAGTAGAACCTCTTTGTTTGCCTCGAAATCCGCAATGGTTATGGTACAGGGATGGGATGGAAAATGAGAGAGCTTACGTACATGGTGCTGAGTACAAAACTCACACTTCTCCTGGTGGCCTGAGGGGTGTTCATGATCAAGATGTCCCATGTGCTGTGTGTTTAAAACGAAAGAGATTTGTGGTCAACATGTTTCCAG CACGAAAAAACTGCTACAGGGGATGGACCTTAGAGTATCGTGGCTACCTAATGGCGGGTAGATGGAATCATCAAGCTGCTACTTCATACACCTGTGTTGATGCACATCCGGAAGCTGTACATGGAGGTTATGAAAATAGAAATGGCTACCTGTTCTACCACGTAGAGGGTCTCTGTGGTTCCCTTAAGTGCCCACCATATGTTAATGGGAGAGAACTTGCTTGTGTCGTTTGTTCTAAGTAA